In Palaemon carinicauda isolate YSFRI2023 chromosome 38, ASM3689809v2, whole genome shotgun sequence, a single window of DNA contains:
- the LOC137630345 gene encoding uncharacterized protein, with amino-acid sequence MGKPKGLKWDPLQEVAFCNTKNAISNAAALAFPITHALLSTDACDFAIGAVFEQVVNGSPHLFCRKLSYEESAYFTFNHKLLAVHFATSLKVIPFVIYTKHMPLVQTFT; translated from the coding sequence atgggCAAACCAAAAGGCCTGAAGTGGGATCCTCTTCAAGAAGTAgctttctgcaatacaaagaatgccATATCAAATGCTGCTGCTCTTGCTTTTCCCATTACACATGCACTTCTCTCCACGGATGCCTGTGACTTCGCTATTGGGGCAGtcttcgagcaggtggtcaatggctcaccccacTTATTTTGTAGGAAACTTTCCTATGAGGAATCCGCTTACTTTACTTTTAAccacaaattgctggcggtgcactttgccACTTCTTTGAAGGTCATACCCTTCGTCATTTACACGaaacacatgcctctggtgcaaaccttcacttga